The Comamonas endophytica sequence TTCGAGCCCTGCCGCATGCACTGCGCCAGGGGCCTTTTGCTCTGTCGTCTGTGATGTTGCCGAACTTCCCCTTGCCAGCCTGTTGCGCGCGGCCTCCCCTGGTCCCAGGTAGGAGGGCGTGCCGCGTATGCCGTTCATGAAGCAGATGGCACTGGATATCGGCCTGGCAACGAGTCCCTCGCTGTCGCGCTTCTTTGCCGGCCCGAACACGGCGGTGCTGCAGCACCTGCGGCTGTGGGTCGGCGAGGGCCGCGCGGGCATGACGCGCTCGCCGGTGCCCACCTACCTGTGGGGCGAATCGGGCTCGGGCAAGACCCATCTGCTCAAATCGGTGCGCGAAGCGCTGCGCGAGCAGGGGGCCATCGTGGGCTGGCTGGATGCGACCATCGGTTATCCGCCTGAGTTCGACGAGCGCTGGTCGGCGGTGCTGATGGACGATGTGCACCTGTACACCCCGATGCAGCAGGCACGCGCCTTCAACTGGTTCGTCAATGCCACCAGCCCCGCCACAGGCATCCCGCGCTGGGTGCTGGCGGCCGGCGAGACGCCGCCGGCGGACCTGAAGCTGCGCGAGGACCTGCGCAGCCGCCTGGGCTGGGGCCATGTGTTCCAGCTGCACCTGCTGGACGAACCCGCGCGCCGCGCGGTGCTGCGCCAGGAGGCCGATTCGCGCGGCGTGTTCCTCGGCGACGACGTGATGGACTACATGCTCAAGCGCTTCTCGCGCGACCTGGGCAGCCTCATGCAGTTGCTCGACATGCTCGATGGCTTTGCCTTGCGCAACAAGCGCGCCATCACCATTCCACTGCTCAAGACGATGTTGGAGACCGAGTAGCCGCTGCTGCCCGGCCTCATTTTCTGGAACCCCATGCCAACACCTTCCGCGCCCAGTCCCGCGCCCCAAGCCCGCAAGCGGCTGGCGCTGTTCGACCTGGACCACACCCTGCTGCCCCTGGACTCGGACTACGAGTGGGGCGTCTTCACCACCCGCATCGGCTGGACCGATCCGGTGGAATTCGGGCGCCGCAACGATGCCTTCTACGCCGATTACCAGGCCGGAACGCTGAACGTGCATGACTACGTGCGCTTCGCCACCGAGGCGGTGCGCACGCGCGGCGCCGAGGCTGCGGCGGAGGCGCACGCACGGTTCATGCTGGAAGTCATCACGCCCGCGATCCACCCGGCGGCGCTGGCGCTGATCCAGGCGCACCGCGATGCCGGCGACGAGATCGTGATCGTGACCGCCACCAACGAGTTCATCACCCGCCCGATCGCGCAGGCGCTGGGCGTGGGCGAACTGCTGGCGGTGCAGCTCGCGCGCGATGCCGCGGGCTGGATCACCGGCGACATCGACGGCCACCCGACCATGCGCGAAGGCAAGGTGCTGCGCATGCAGCAATGGCTGGCACAGCGCGGCCTGGACTGGGACGCGGTGGAGACCACCTTCTACAGCGACTCCATGAACGACGTGCCCCTGCTGGAGAAAGTCGACCATCCGGTCGCGACCAACCCCGACGCGCGCCTGCGCGCCCTGGCCCTGGAGCGCGGTTGGCGCATACTGGACCTGTTTAACGAACACCCATGATCAAAACCATCATCGACAAACTGCTGGGCAAGCCCGGCGCCGGCGCGCGTGCGCAGAAGCTGCGCTTTGGCAAGCGCGAGGAAGTGCCCGCCTCGGTGCATGGCATCGATCCCGAGCTCGTCGACCGGCGCGCCCTCGACGTGGTCGAGACGCTGCAGGATGCGGGCTTCGAGGCGTATATCGTGGGCGGCGCGGTGCGCGACCTGCTGCTGGGCCTGCGGCCCAAGGATTTCGACGTCGCCACCGATGCCACGCCCGAGCAGGTCAAGAACCTGTTCCGGCGCGCGTTCATCATCGGCAAGCGCTTTCGCATCGTCCACGTGGTCTACGGCCGCGGGCGCGAGAACGAGGTCATCGAGGTCTCGACCTTCCGCGCCTTCCTCGACAACAGCCAGGCCGAGAGCGTGCTGGGCAACGAGCGCACCAGCAAGGCGGTGCTCGCGGGCATGAAGCATGCGGTCGATGCCAGCGGCCGCGTGCTGCGCGACAACGTCTGGGGCCCGCAGGACCAGGACGCGACGCGCCGCGACTTCACCATCAATGCCATGTACTACGACCCTGCCACGCAGATCGTCGTCGACTACCACAAGGGCATCCAGGACGCGAAAAAGCGCGTGCTGCGCATGATCGGCGATGCCGCCACGCGCTACCGCGAGGACCCGGTGCGCATCATCCGTGCCGTGCGCTTCGCCGCCAAGCTGCATGACGTGGGCTTCAAGCTCGAGCCCAAGACCGCGGCGCCGCTGATCGCGAGCCAGCACCTGCTGGCCGAAGTGCCGCAAAGCCGGCTGTTCGACGAGATGCTCAAGCTGCTGCAGACCGGCCATGCGCTGGCCTCGATCGCGCGCCTGCGCGAGCTGGGCCTGGACCGCGGCATCTATCCGCTGCTGGACGTCGTCGTCGAGCGCGCGGACCATCCCTTCGTCAAGGCGGCGCTGGCCGACACCGACCGCCGTGTCAGCGAAGGCAAGCCCGTGGCGCCGAGCTTCCTGCTGGCCTGCGTGCTGTGGCAGGACGTCAAGCAGGGCTGGGAGCAGCGCCTGCAGCAGCGCTACCATCCCTTCCCGGCGCTGCAGGAATCGATCGACGACGTGTTCCAGCAGCGCATCGGCGATGTCTCGGGCCGCGGCAAGCTGGCCGCCGACATGCGCGAGATCTGGGTCATGCAGCCGCGCTTCGAGAAGCGCTCGGGCGTCACGCCGCTGGGCCTGGTCGAGCAGGCGCGCTTTCGCGCGGGCTTCGACTTCCTGCGCCTGCGCGCCGATGTGGGCGAGGTCGAGGAGGCGCTGGCGAACTGGTGGCAGGAATTCCAGCAGGCCGACGACCTGCGCCGCGACGACCTGATCGCGCAGGCGCGCGAGGAGCAGCGCCAGCGCCAGAAGGCGGCCGCGCCCGCGCCACGCCGCGCGAAGGCGGCCGGCCCGGCTGCCGCGCCGGAAGCGGCGGAAGCTGCCTCGGCCCATGCCGCGCCGGCCGAGGCCGACGAAGGCGCCGCGCCGAAGAAACGCCGGCGCCGGCGCAAGCCCAAGAGTGCAGGCGATGCCGGCATCGACCTGCACCGCGGCACCACCGATGACGCTTCGCCGTATTGAGGCCGGCCATGGGGTCTGAAGCGCCCGAAGTCCTGGCCTGGATCGGTCTGGGCGCCAACCTGGGCGACCGCGGCGCGGCGCTGGCCGGCGCCGTGCAGGCGCTTGCGGCACTGCCTGGTACACGGCTGGCGCAGGTCTCCGGGCTCTACGCCAGCGCGCCCATCAATGCGGGCGGGCCCGACTATCTCAACGCGGTGGCGGAGCTCGCCACGCGGCTGCAACCGCTGGCGCTGCTCGATGCGCTGCAGTCCATCGAGCAGGCCGCGGGGCGCGAGCGGCCCTACCGCAACGCGCCACGCACGCTGGATCTGGATCTGCTGATTTATGGCGATATTGCGCTGGCCACCGAGCGCCTGACGCTGCCGCATCCGCGGATGGGGGAGCGAGCGTTTGTGTTGCTGCCGTTGGCGGAGATTGCGCCGCATCGGGTCACGTCGGCGCAACTGGAGGCCGTCGAAGATCAGCGGATCGAGAGGATCGAGGGGCCGGGGTGGGCGGGGGCTGCGGCTCTGTTTTGAGGACAGGCCCGTTACCCTTCGACAAGCTCAGGGCGAACGGATGTTTGAACCGTTCGCCCTTCGACAAGCTCGACGAGCGGATTTGAACCGTTCGCCCTAGGCGGGGCCCCCTGAGCCCGTCGAAGGGTGGACGGCCCCGCCTCAAGTCGCCGCCACCTCCGCTCCAGGCCAACCTCCCAATAAAAAACCCCGCCACAGCCATTTGCAGCGGGGTTTCTTCATGGAAGCCCGAGAAGTCAGTCGACCTTCGCCCCCGAAGCCTTCACCACCTGTTGGTACTTCCTGCGCTCGGCCGCCATGAACTGGTCGAACTGCGCCGGGCTCGAGGCCACGGGTTCGGCCATCAGCAGCTCGAAGCGGGTCTTGGTTTCCGGTGCCTTGAGCGCATCGGTGAACGCCTTGTGGAGCTTGTCGAGCACCGCCTGCGGCGTGCCGGCCGGTGCCACCAGACCCCACCAGGTGTCGATGGAGAAGCCGGGGAAGGTTTGCGACAGCGCGGGCACGCCGGGCAGCAGCGAGGAGGGCGCCAGCGAGGTCACGGCCAGGGCCTTGAGCTTGCCCGAGCGGATGTTGGGCGCGGCCGCGGCCAGGTTGTCGATGTTGAAGTCGACTTCGCCCGACAGCAGCGCCAGCTGCGCCGGGTTGGCGCCGCGGTAGGGCACGTGCAGCGCGAAGATGCCGGCTTTCTGCTTGAGCATCTCGCCGGCCAGGTGGCCCGCGCTGCCGTTGCCGCCGCTGCCGTAGTTGAGCTTGCCGGGATTGCGCTTGGCATAGGCCAGCAGGTCGGCGATGGTGGCGATCTTCTGGCGCTCGGCGAAGTCGGCGTTCACCACCAGCACATTGGGCACGCGCACCATCTGCGTGATGCCGGCGAAGTCCTTGGCCGCGTCGAAGGGCATGCGCGAGTACAGCCAGGGGTTGACCGCATGCGTGGCGGTGGCCGCCAGGCCGATGGTCAGACCGTCGGGTGCGGCCTTGGCGATGGCATCGGCGCCGATGTTGCCGCCGGCGCCGGCCTTGTTCTCGATGATGACCACGCCCAGCGAGTCGCGCACGCGCTCGGCCAGCGCGCGCGAGGTGATGTCAAGCGGACCGCCTGGTGCGTAGGGCACGATCAGGCGGATGGGTTCCTGGGCTTGGGCGAGGGGGGCTGCCAGGGCCGCGGTGGCGGCGAGCAGCGATAGGAGGCTGTTGCGGCGATTCATTGGCTGTCGATTCTTGCAAAAAAGCTGCGTTTTGTCCTGAGGGCTAACCCGTCAAAGCAGATTTCCTGTGCAAGATCGTAAATTTTGTATCTTTTAGGCCGCTCAGGCGTGGTCTGGATCAGGCTTCATGCGCCGTGCTTGTCGGCTTCCGACGTGAAGGCATCGGCATAGAACTCCTCCTCTGGCAATCCGCCCTGGCGGATATAGCTCTCGCGCGCGGAATCCACGACGATGGGTGCGCCGCAGGCATAGACCTGGTGGCCGCTCAGATCGGCAACGTCATCGAGCACCGCCTGATGCACGTAGCCGGTGCGTCCGGTCCACGCATCCTCGGGCAGCGCATCCGACACGACGGGCACGTAGCGCAGGAAGGGCATCTGCGCGAGCTGTTCGCGCAGCCAGCCGTCGAGGTACAGGTCCTGCGGCCGGCGCCCGCCCCAGTACAGCGTGGTCGGGCGCGTGATGCCCTTGTGCTGCATGTGCTGGAGCATCGCCTGGATCGGCGCGAAGCCGGTGCCCGAAGCCAGCAGGATGATCGGCTTGTCGCTGTCCTCGCGCAGATGGAAGCTGCCGAAGGGTCCCTCGATGCGCAGGATCTCGCGCTCCTTCATGCCGCCGAACACATGCTCGGTGAACACGCCGCCGGGCATGTGGCGGATCTGCAGCTCGATGCCTGGCGCGCTTTCCTGCAGGTGCGGCGGCGTGGCCATCGAATAGGCACGGCGGGCGCCATCACGCAGGATGAATTCGACATACTGGCCCGCGTGGTAGCGGAATTTCTCCAGCGCCGGCAGCTGCAGGCGCACCCGCATGACGTCGTGCGCGAGCTGCTCCAGCGCCGCCACCCGCACCGGCATCTTCTTGACCGGGAACGCGCTTTCGTCGGTGACCTGGCGCGACTCCAGCACCACGTCGCTTGCAGGCGTGGCGCAGCAGGTGAGCACGAAGCCCGCGGCTTCCTCCTCAGGCGTCAGCGCCTTGGCCTGGTGCTCGCCATGCACCACGCTGCCGCTGAGCTTCCTGCATTTGCACGAGCCGCATGCGCCATCCTTGCAGCCGTAGGGCAGGCCCACGCCGGCGCGGATGGCCGCGGCCAGGATGGTCTCAATGCCCTGGCTGGCAAAGGCGCGGCCGCTGGGCTGTACGGTGATCTGGTGGGTGGGGGCTGCAATCAGGGTCATGTTGTCGTTATCCTTGGGTCTTTTGCAGGCGTGGCGGCATGGCTGTGCCGGCCTGCACAACAGGGTGAATTTTGCCTTCAAACCAAAACCCTCTAGGCGCGCGTCCGGCGCGGTTTCGCCGCCAGCGCCTGCTGATCGTCGGCTGCGGCGATGTCGGCCAGCGCGTGGCGCGTGCCGTGCGCGGCGTGCGGCTGCTGGCACTGACCTCCTCGCCCGAACGCCGCGTGGCGCTGCGCGCGCAGCGCATCACACCGCTGCTGGGTGATCTGGACGACCCGCGCAGCCTGCGCCGCCTGGCCGGCCTGGGCACGCGCGTGCTGCACCTGGCGCCGCCACCGGCCACGCCCGAGGAAGCGCCGCAGTGGTGGCTCGATCCGCGCACCACGGCGCTGGTGCAGGCGCTGCGCCGGCGCACTGTGCCGCAGGCGCTGGTCTATGGCTCGACCAGCGGCGTCTATGGCGACTGCGGCGGTGCCTGGGTCGACGAAAGCCGGCCGGCGGCGGCGCGCACCGGGCGCGCCATGCGCCGCGTCAATGCCGAGCGCACGCTGCGCTGGGCCGGGCGCCAGGGCCTGCGCGCCAGCATCCTGCGCATTCCCGGCATCTATGCGCCGGACCGCGCGGGCGGCACGCCGCGCACGCGCCTGCTGCGCGGCACGCCGGTGCTGCGCGCCGAGGACGATGTCTATACCAACCACATCCACGCCGACGACCTGGCGCGCGCCTGCATCGCGGCGCTGTGGCGCGGCCGGGCGCAGCGCATCTACAACGTGGCGGATGCCAGCGATCTGCGCATGGGGGATTATTTCGACCTGGCCGCCGATCTCTATGGCCTGCCGCGCCCGGCGCGGGTCTCGCGCAGCCAGGCCCAGGGCGAGCTGCCCGTGACGCTGCTGAGCTTCATGGGCGAGTCGCGCCGGCTGCGCACCACGCGCCTCGTGCAGGAGCTGCGCGTGGCGCTGCGCTATCCGCATGTGGCACAGGGGCTGCAGGGACTGCCGGTGCGCTAGCGCGGGTAGACATTGCCCTGGTGGTCGTAGCAGCGAAACACATTGCAATGGCGCATCTCCGGGCGCGGCGGCTGCATCGGCGGCGGCAGCGGCCGCACCGGGCGCAGCGGCGGCAGCACGACGAGCGGCGCCGCGGGCACGGCGGAGCGGGCACGCGACTGCTCCAGTTCACGGTAGGCCTGCGCGCCCAGGCAATCTAGCTCCACCTGTTGCTGCGCGGCGGCCAGTTGCTGGCTGTAGGCCGAAGCATCGCGGCCGGGGCGCGCCAGCAGGGACTGCAGTTGCTGGCGTGATTGGACGCAGCGCGGCGGCTCCACCGGCGCTGCGGCAGCGGGCGCCGGCGGCGGGTTCAGTGCCGCCGCGGCAGCCTCCTCGCGCAGACGCTGCTCCTTGCGGGCAATGGCCTGTGCGGCTTCCTCGCGTTCGCGCGCCAGCGCCTCGGCGCTGCGTGCGGGCAACACCTGCTCCACCTTCCCGCCCGATTCACAGCTGCCATCGGTATAGCTGACGGCCCCGGTGCGCGCATCGGTGCAGCGCAGCACCTGGCCCTGGGCCGGCGCCGCCAATGCGCACAGCGCGGCCAGTGCCAGGCCCAGGGCATGGCATTGCCGGGCTGGCAGATGCGCTTCTTTCATCGCCTGGGATCAACGTTCGCCACGTGGTCCACCATCGCCACGGCGATCATCACCGCGCGGGCCGCCGTCGCCGCGGCGGTCCCCGCCACGGTCACGCTGCTGCTGCTGGCGCTGGCGCTCGGCTTCGGCGCGCTGCTGATCGCGCTGACGCTCGGCCTGGGCGCGCTGCTGGTCCCGCTGGCGCTCGGCCTGGTCGCGCTGGCGTTCGCGTTCGGCATGCGCGCGTTGCTGATCGCGCATGCGTTCGGCCTGGGCGCGCTGCTGGTCGCGTTGGCGCTCCTCCTGGGCGCGCCGCAGATCGTGCTGCATGCGTTCCCGGTCGCGCTCGCGTTCGCGCGCCCAGCGCATGCGCTCCATTTCCCGGAGCTGGTGCTCGCGCCAGGCGCGTTCGTCGCGCCGGTCGGGCACGGTGTAGACCGGGCCGCTGCGGTAGATGGTCGTGGGTTGCTCATACACGATCGTGCCGGGGCTGTCGTAGACCCGGCCCGGTCCGTCATAGTAGGGTTCGGGCGGAACCACACAGCCTGCAACCAGGGTGGTCAGCGTCGCTGCGGTCAGAAGGCGAATTGGAATATTGCGCATAGGGTCTCCGTCGTGGGGGCATGGCCCGGGGCCAGGAAGCGGCTGCAACCGCGCTGCCTGGCTTTTATACGCGTGGCTGCAGGCTTTGGTTGACGGCCAACACCCCGTCGCACAAAGCTTTGCCTGCACGCCATGGTTGTTGCGGGATGTATCTCAAATGGCATTGCAGCCGCTGCGCGCGCCGGATGCCGGGCACCGCTAGAATCGACCTCGGTCCCCGCGTGGGGCCAGCGTTCTCAGGGCGGGGTGCAATTCCCCACCGGCGGTATCCTCGGCTCGGGCCCTGGCAGCCCGCGAGCGCCTGCAGCAGCCCGCGCCGCCGCAGGGTCAGCAGATCTGGTGCGATGCCAGAGCCGACGGTCATAGTCCGGATGAAAGAGATCGCGCATTCCTTCGCTGCCGCAGTGCGCCCGGTTTCCGGCCCTGTGGCCGCGCAGCGTCGCGCGCGCCCTGATTCATGTTGTCAACGTCACTACTTGTCATGAATCAGACTTCCACTGCCATTGTTTCCTCCACTTCCTCCACCGTGGCCAAGGCCCCCTGGAGTTCCGTCGCGCGCAATATCCGCGTGGCCGTCATCTGCGCCAGCTGGCACACCGATGTCGTGCATCAGGCGCGCAACGCACTGGTGGGCGAGCTGACCAGCCAGGGCATGCCCGAAGCGCAGATCGCGCATTTCGACGTGCCCGGCGCCTTCGAGATCCCGCTGATGGCCAAACGCCTGGCGCTGACCGGCCAGTTCGATGCCATCATCGGCTGCGCGCTGGTGGTGAACGGCGGCATCTACCGCCACGAGTTCGTCTCCAGCGCCGTGATCGACGGCCTGATGCGCGTGCAGCTCGACACCGACGTGCCGGTGCTGTCAGCGGTGCTCACGCCGCGCGATTTCCACGAGCATGCCGATCACCTCGAGTTCTTCCGCGCGCATTTCGTCAAGAAGGGCGTGGAGGTGGCGCAGTCGTGCCTGTCGGCAGTCGCGCAATTGCAGCGCGTGAAGTCGCTGGGCTGAAACGCGCAGCCCCGGGCCGGACCTGTTGACCGGAGGGGCGCCAAGGGCACTTGCCGCGCCGGCGGGTGGCGCACAGCCGGGCCGCTATGCTGCGGGCCGTGGGGCGTCCGTGAGGTCGTCCCCACGGCCCTTTGCGTCCTTACCGCGCGCCGCGCGCTCCCCATGTCCACTTCCCATTCCCCACAATCGACCTCCTGGCTGGCGGTGGTCGCCCTGGCCATCGCGGCCTTTGTCTTCAACACCAGCGAGTTCGTGCCGGTAGGCCTGCTCAGCGGCATAGGCGCGAGCTTCGGCATGCGCGTCGAGCAGGTCGGGCTGATGCTCACGGTGTATGCCTGGATCGTCGCGCTGGCCTCGCTGCCGTGCATGCTGCTGACGCGCAATGTCGAGCGCCGCCGCCTGCTGATGGGCGTGTTGGCGGTGTTCATCGTGAGCCACGTTCTGTCGGGCATTGCCACCAGCTATGCATTGCTATTGCTCAGCCGCGTGGGCGTGGCGCTGGCGCATGCGGTTTTCTGGGCGATCACGGCCTCGCTCGCGGTGCGCCTGGCGCCCCAGGGCAAGAAGGCGCAGGCGTTGAGCCTGCTGGCCGTCGGCACCTCGGTGGCGATGGTGCTGGGCATTCCGCTGGGCCGCGTGGTGGGCGAGCTGCTGGGCTGGCGCACCACCTTCCTGGCCATCGGTGCGGTCGCCGCCGCCGCGATGTTCAGCCTGTTCCGGTTGCTGCCCCTGCTGCCCAGCCAGAATGCCGGCACGCTCTCCAGCGTGCCGCTGCTGCTGCGCCGGCGTTCGCTGATGTGGCTGTATGTGCTGCTGGCGGTGGTGATCACGGCGCAGTTCACGGGCTACAGCTATATCGAGCCCTTCGTGCAGCATGTGGCGGGCCTGGGCAGCGACAGCATCACCCTGGTGCTGCTGCTGTTTGGCGGCATGGGGCTGATCGGCAGCCTGCTCTTCAGCCGCTTCGGCATGCGCCATCCGCGCGGCTTCCTGCTGGGTGCGTGCGCCGCGCTGGGGCTGAGCCTGTGGCTGCTGCTGCCCGCGGCGTCCCATGCGCTGGCGCTCTACACCGTGGTCTCGTTCTGGGGCATCGCCATGATCTGCTTCGCCCTGGCCATGCAGTCCCAGGTGCTGCGCGAGGCTGCGGATGCCACCGACGTGGGTATGGCGATGTTCTCGGGCATCTTCAACATCGGCATTGGCGGCGGCGCGCTGCTGGGCAACCAGGTCATCCAGCATGGATCGCTCGGCCATATCGGCACGGCGGGCGGCACGCTGGCGTTTGCCGGGCTGCTGTGGTGCGCCTGGGCTGGCGCGCGCTGGAAGAGCTGAAGGCGCCATGCCGACTGCCCAAAAAACAGGCAGCTTCCCGATAGTCCTTTGGTGACAACGACTTGGGCCAGTTATCCAGCCCAAGGGGCGCACTTGTCCACATGCTTCGGAAGCTCGCGCGGGGATAACTCGCCGCGCCGTGTCGGAGGTCGCGCCAACCTGCAGCTCAGCGCTTGCACGGGCATTTTCAAAGGGCTACGCTGGAAGCTTGTTTCGTTTCCCGGAGAGAGAGCCATGAACATGAACGCCCATGCCCAACACCCGCATTTCGATCCCACCGTCGACGAACTCGAAACGCTGAAGAAGCTCGAAATTGGCGAGACGATTTCCTTCGAGACCGCCGCGCGCGAACATATTCCCAAACGGCTGCTGGAATTCGGCCTGGTGCATCAGGACGAAGACCGGAAGTGGACCATCACTCCGCTGGGACGTGATCAGATCCGCCGTCAGGAGGATTGAGGCGCTGGCTGCGATGCCTCAAATTGCGGCAAGCCAGCGAGCCTGTTGACCGGGCAAGGACTTGCCGCGCTTTCGCACATGCAGGACACAGCTTATCCACAGCTTTGTCCTGCGCGTTTGTGGAAAAAAAACGTCGGTCGAGGGTGGTGGGCTGCGTTACCGTATGTCGTTCATCCAAATTACCGTTGATGCCCTACCCGATATACCGACCGGATGAGTACATGAAGACCTCCATGTAGATGGCCGTTTGCCCAGGAAAAGCTGCACTGTTGCAGCGGCGGGCGGCCCATAGAGCCTTCATGTATTCAAAAGACCAGAGCCGGGCCGAGCGCCGGCGCCATGTTGCGCGTCTCAAGAAGTCGCGCGTTCGCTACTGGGCCAATCAACCGGGCGAGTGGGAGGCTCGGCGCCTTGGCGCCGTCGTCCAGCATCCGTGTATCTGCTCATGCTGGATGTGCGGCAATCCGCGCAAATGGACTGGCGAGCGCACCATCCAGGAGCGCCGCCTGTCGCAGGAAGCGGAGCGAGCCGGGGACCAGCCTGCATTCACCGGCCGCGGCACGCCAAGCCCTAGAGCTTGAACGACGCCGTCAAACGAGACAGCTTCTCCGATTCCTCCTGCAGGACCTGGGTCGCGGCCGACGACTGCTCGACCAGGGCGGCGTTCTGCTGGGTCACGCGGTCCATTTCCGCCACCGCCTGACCAACCTGGCCGATTCCGCTGCTCTGCTCGCGGCTGGCCGAAGCGATTTCGGTCACGATGCCGGTGATGTTGCGTACCGTCGAGACCACTTCGCGCATGGTTTGCCCTGCGTCGTTGACCAGCGTGGCGCCGGCGTCCACGCGTTCCACCGATGCCTGGATCATGGTCTTGATCTCGCGGGCTGCCGAGGCGCTGCGCTGCGCCAGCGTGCGCACCTCGCCCGCCACGACCGCGAAGCCGCGGCCGTTCTCGCCGGCGCGTGCGGCTTCCACGGCCGCATTCAGGGCAAGGATGTTGGTCTGGAAGGCAATGCCGTCGATCACGCCGATGATGTCGACCACACGGCGCGACGAGGTGTTGATCTCGTCCATGGTGGCCACGACCTGCTCCACCACCGCGCCGCCGCGCTCGGCCACCGTGCAGGCGCCGTTGGCGATCTGGCTGGCGCGCTGTGCATTCTCGGCGTTCTGGTGCACGGTGGCCGTCAGCTGCTCCATCGAGGCAGCGGTTTCCTCGAGCGCGCTGGCCTGGCGCTCCGTGCGCTGCGACAGATCCATGCTGCCGGTGGCGATTTCTCCCGCGGAGTGGTGAATGACGCCGGCCGTGGCGTGGATGCGCGTCACGAGCTCGCGCAGCTGCGCGCTCATCTGCTGCACGGCGGCGATGACACTGCCCTCGGGCGCACGCGATGCGCCTTCCAGCCCGGACTCCGACAGATCGCCGTTGGCGATTCGGTTGGCAATTTCCGCCGCCACCGTGGGCTCGCCGCCAATGGCATCGAGCACACTGCGTGTGGTCAGCCAGGCAATCAGCGTCAGCAGGGCGCCGAGCACGGCAAGCAGCGCGAGCGACTTGACGATGGTGGCGTTGAAGGCCTGCTGGATATCGTCGACATAGTCGCCCGCGATCAGATCCCAGTTCCAGGCGCTCGAGCGCTTCACGTAGGCCAGCTTCTCGCTGGGCTCCTTGGCACCCGGCCGCGGCCACCAGTAGCTGAGCGTGCCGCTGCCCTGGGCCGATGCGCCCACGGCGGCGATGCTGCGGTAGAGATAGCTGCCCTTAGCATCCTGGAAGCCGGCCATGTTCTTGCCGTTGATGCCTGGGCTGGCGGGGTTGTTCAGAACCACCGAGTCGGTGCTAATGCTGGTGATGTAGCCTGCGCCGCCCGCATAGCGCAGCTGGCCCACGCGGACGATGGCCGTGGCCTTGGCCTCATCCTCCGGCAGCTTGCCGGCCTTGGCCTCGGCGGCAATGCCCGAAATCAGGCTGTCCGCCGAATCGACAAAGTCGCGCAGCGCCTGCTGCCGCGCTTCGTAGGCTTTGCTGCGGGCCTCGTAGGCATTGAAAAGAGTGAGGCAGAGCAGGGCCAGCAGGCAGAAAACCAGCGGTGCCAGGAGCTTCTGGCGAAGGGAGAGGGCGGACATAAGGGAATTTCGAGGAGGCTTGAACGGCGGCAATGCTACAGAAGCTTTTCTGGGGTATGACTCTGTTAACAGGTGGTGCTGGTGCCGTTATGTCGTAAAACTGACAGTGGCTGGCTCTATTGCGCCGTTGCCCAAACCAGCACCAAACCGTGCAAGCCAGACTCGCCAAAGCCCTGCTAGATTGAGCAACCATGCGCACAGCCCAGCCCACGGTGGAAATTGAAGAGGTACTGGATCGTGCCCGGCGGGGCGTGACGGAGCCTTTGATTTGCCGTGGAGACGATGGGCAGGTGTATTTCGTCCAAGGGCGCAGTGCAGGGCGGCGCAGCTTGGTCTCTCGGCGCCGCCCCATGATGTGAAGGCCTTCCATGCGTTAGAAGAGATCCGTGGCGATCTCGAGGCGCAAGGAGTGCAGGTGGTGCCTGCGACGCAAGAGGAACAGATTCTCGATTTCGTGAAGAGACCGGCACCTTGAGGCTTGCCCCGGCAGTGGCGCTGCAAGCCCCTGCCAATCACACCATTGATCCGCCAAAGAAAAAAGCCGCCAAGTCATTGGAACTTAACGGCTTTTCTGTATGGTGCCCGGGGCCGGAATCGAACCGGCACGCCTTGCGGCGGGGGATTTTGAGTCACTGTGTGAGGGGCTTGGTCT is a genomic window containing:
- the pcnB gene encoding polynucleotide adenylyltransferase PcnB — encoded protein: MIKTIIDKLLGKPGAGARAQKLRFGKREEVPASVHGIDPELVDRRALDVVETLQDAGFEAYIVGGAVRDLLLGLRPKDFDVATDATPEQVKNLFRRAFIIGKRFRIVHVVYGRGRENEVIEVSTFRAFLDNSQAESVLGNERTSKAVLAGMKHAVDASGRVLRDNVWGPQDQDATRRDFTINAMYYDPATQIVVDYHKGIQDAKKRVLRMIGDAATRYREDPVRIIRAVRFAAKLHDVGFKLEPKTAAPLIASQHLLAEVPQSRLFDEMLKLLQTGHALASIARLRELGLDRGIYPLLDVVVERADHPFVKAALADTDRRVSEGKPVAPSFLLACVLWQDVKQGWEQRLQQRYHPFPALQESIDDVFQQRIGDVSGRGKLAADMREIWVMQPRFEKRSGVTPLGLVEQARFRAGFDFLRLRADVGEVEEALANWWQEFQQADDLRRDDLIAQAREEQRQRQKAAAPAPRRAKAAGPAAAPEAAEAASAHAAPAEADEGAAPKKRRRRRKPKSAGDAGIDLHRGTTDDASPY
- the folK gene encoding 2-amino-4-hydroxy-6-hydroxymethyldihydropteridine diphosphokinase, producing the protein MGSEAPEVLAWIGLGANLGDRGAALAGAVQALAALPGTRLAQVSGLYASAPINAGGPDYLNAVAELATRLQPLALLDALQSIEQAAGRERPYRNAPRTLDLDLLIYGDIALATERLTLPHPRMGERAFVLLPLAEIAPHRVTSAQLEAVEDQRIERIEGPGWAGAAALF
- a CDS encoding Bug family tripartite tricarboxylate transporter substrate binding protein, producing MNRRNSLLSLLAATAALAAPLAQAQEPIRLIVPYAPGGPLDITSRALAERVRDSLGVVIIENKAGAGGNIGADAIAKAAPDGLTIGLAATATHAVNPWLYSRMPFDAAKDFAGITQMVRVPNVLVVNADFAERQKIATIADLLAYAKRNPGKLNYGSGGNGSAGHLAGEMLKQKAGIFALHVPYRGANPAQLALLSGEVDFNIDNLAAAAPNIRSGKLKALAVTSLAPSSLLPGVPALSQTFPGFSIDTWWGLVAPAGTPQAVLDKLHKAFTDALKAPETKTRFELLMAEPVASSPAQFDQFMAAERRKYQQVVKASGAKVD
- the hda gene encoding DnaA regulatory inactivator Hda yields the protein MKQMALDIGLATSPSLSRFFAGPNTAVLQHLRLWVGEGRAGMTRSPVPTYLWGESGSGKTHLLKSVREALREQGAIVGWLDATIGYPPEFDERWSAVLMDDVHLYTPMQQARAFNWFVNATSPATGIPRWVLAAGETPPADLKLREDLRSRLGWGHVFQLHLLDEPARRAVLRQEADSRGVFLGDDVMDYMLKRFSRDLGSLMQLLDMLDGFALRNKRAITIPLLKTMLETE
- a CDS encoding HAD family hydrolase: MPTPSAPSPAPQARKRLALFDLDHTLLPLDSDYEWGVFTTRIGWTDPVEFGRRNDAFYADYQAGTLNVHDYVRFATEAVRTRGAEAAAEAHARFMLEVITPAIHPAALALIQAHRDAGDEIVIVTATNEFITRPIAQALGVGELLAVQLARDAAGWITGDIDGHPTMREGKVLRMQQWLAQRGLDWDAVETTFYSDSMNDVPLLEKVDHPVATNPDARLRALALERGWRILDLFNEHP
- a CDS encoding CDP-6-deoxy-delta-3,4-glucoseen reductase — its product is MTLIAAPTHQITVQPSGRAFASQGIETILAAAIRAGVGLPYGCKDGACGSCKCRKLSGSVVHGEHQAKALTPEEEAAGFVLTCCATPASDVVLESRQVTDESAFPVKKMPVRVAALEQLAHDVMRVRLQLPALEKFRYHAGQYVEFILRDGARRAYSMATPPHLQESAPGIELQIRHMPGGVFTEHVFGGMKEREILRIEGPFGSFHLREDSDKPIILLASGTGFAPIQAMLQHMQHKGITRPTTLYWGGRRPQDLYLDGWLREQLAQMPFLRYVPVVSDALPEDAWTGRTGYVHQAVLDDVADLSGHQVYACGAPIVVDSARESYIRQGGLPEEEFYADAFTSEADKHGA